The genomic segment TCCATTAGCTGACCAACAGAAATCAAATCTGACTGAAATTCCTCAACATAAAACACAGATTTCAACAACAAATCCGGTCCCAACAGGACTGTCCCCTCCTTAGTAGCTATTCGTTCTCTACCATCTGCCAAAATAACTAATACTGGCTGTACCATGTCTCTCACATCAGTGAGAAGATGATATTTTCCTGTAAGATGGTGAGATGCACCAGTGTCGAGTATCCAAGTAGAGTGAGACTTACCCGATAGTTTTTCGGTGGATAGGTTTGTGCCACTGCTGCTGGCATTCGTGCTACCATTCAGAAGAGTCATGAGGGTGCGCCACTGTGTATCAGTCAAACCACTGACCCCATCACGATCCTTGTCAGTAATCACATAGTTTGCTTGTTCACCGTTTGCTGGAGCTGTTACACGAACGTCGTTGGCAAAGGAAACAGCACCACAACCACGTCCATTGGAAGACGTAAAACCTTGcccaccacgaccacgacctgTTGCTGAACGGGACCTCGGTCGGTCTCCCCACCAATCTGGATACCCGATCACGGCATAACAACTCTCTGAAGCATGGCCTGAACGATTGCAGTGTTTACAGAacatcaatttttctttctcttctcttcgaaACTGTGGCTTGACTTGAGCAGCAAAGGCACTGATCTCCTGATTCTCCTCAGAAACTTTCGTCACATGTCTTCCCAAATCTTCCTCTTGACGTACAATGTTGTACACTTCTTCCAAGGACGGAAGTGGGACACGAGAGACCAGATTGGACCGAACGGTTCAAAAATTTTCTTCAAGACCAAACAAGAACTCGTGCACTTTATCCTCCTCACGATCATGTTCTTGCAAGGTGCCCAAGTCACAGACGCATTTGCCACACTTACAAACACGTTGGGGCCTGCAACTCGCCATGCTATCCCAGATTCGGTTGAGCTTTCCATAGTAGGCCTCAACCGCAAGAGTTCTCTGCTTACAACAAGCCAATTCTGCCTTGAGTTGTTGAATGCGAGGTCCACTTGTCACCGAGAAACGTTTCTTCAGCTGATCCCACAAATCCTTCGCAACATCACGATGTGAGATGTTGGAACGAATAGAAGAGTCAATCGACATCTTGATCCATGAAACAAGCAAAGCTTGAATCGTCCACCAGTCCTCCAAATCTGGAGATCCTTCAGCTGGGCGTGAAATAGACCCATCgataaatccaaatttttttcgTGAGCTAAGCGCCGTTTTCATCCCGCACGNNNNNNNNNNNNNNNNNNNNNNNNNNNNNNNNNNNNNNNNNNNNNNNNNNNNNNNNNNNNNNNNNNNNNNNNNNNNNNNNNNNNNNNNNNNNNNNNNNNNNNNNNNNNNNNNNNNNNNNNNNNNNNNNNNNNNNNNNNNNNNNNNNNNNNNNNNNNNNNNNNNNNNNNNNNNNNNNNNNNNNNNNNNNNNNNNNNNNNNNNNNNNNNNNNNNNNNNNNNNNNNNNNNNNNNNNNNNNNNNNNNNNNNNNNNNNNNNNNNNNNNNNNNNNNNNNNNNNNNNNNNNNNNNNNNNNNNNNNNNNNNNNNNNNNNNNNNNNNNNNNNNNNNNNNNNNNNNNNNNNNNNNNNNNNNNNNNNNNNNNNNNNNNNNNNNNNNNNNNNNNNNNNNNNNNNNNNNNNNNNNNNNNNNNNNNNNNNNNNNNNNNNNNNNNNNNNNNNNNNNNNNNNNNNNNNNNNNNNNNNNNNNNNNNNNNNNNNNNNNNNNNNNNNNNNNNNNNNNNNNNNNNNNNNNNNNNNNNNNTttcaggctctgataccatgtaagatcAGAGTGAGAACACGAGGATGAAGAGAAGTATTTTCTGTATATTACGAAGAACCTTTTACAGAGACTTTATACAAGAGAGCATATCTTCCTACTTAAATACAAAGAGATATGATATATCAATCACCTATGAAATAGTAAAGTCAATTACATGATTCGATTTCCTTATCAGATGGGATATGATTATATGATATCCCATTAGTTCCATTCGTTTTGTTTCACGGTGGGTAACAATCCTtattcttcctcctcttcttttttttttccttcttccaaTCGATAATGGAATAAAGACACTAACGGATTTTACTGAAACAGGAATCGCAGGTGAATGCTCCAATGATGAAGTGAGCAATTTGACAAAGTTCCTTAACAATTACTCCAGCTCCCCTGGATCTTGCGTGTAACGACTCGACTCCTTCTTGTTTCATCCTATATTTGCAAAATAGGTTTATCATTGtttgtctctctctcactgTTGTTATGTGTCATCCATCTTGTAGAGAAATAGGAAATGGACTGGTAGATTCCTTATACATGCCGCTTACGCAACAAGCGAGCATAGCTTGTGAGAAAATCAAACAGATGCCAGAGCTGAGTGAAGGTTACAACATTGTTGGATTATCTCAAGGAAACTTCGTCGCTAGAGGCCTAATCGAGTTCTGCGACAATGCTCCTCTGGTCTTCAACTATGTATCTTTAGGAGGTCCTCACGCTGGCCTATCCGACCTTTCCAAGTTTAATGTGAGTTCTCTTTATATTTCTACTTGTCTATGTGTGTTGAccaataaaacaataacaacaacaatggggTTCTGTGTTTACAGTGTTCAGTTTGCGAGTTGCTGGACATATATCTTTCAGATGTTTACAACGACTTCGTACAAGTAAAAACCTTCTCTATTCTTCTCTAATCATAggaattaaaaacttaaaccatgATTAATACTGATGAGATTCTACCGGTTCGAGTGAGAAAACCAATACCAAATACAAGGATTGAACCAGCAAGAATCGGTTAAGGAAGAAAAGAATGTCACGTTTTATTGCTATAGTaaatattgaaagaaaatagATTTAGAGCTTGATTggaacaacatatactaaagcattagcattatgcagcataagcattaagatGCATAAGCTGTATGTTCTgattaatataacacatttagttGATTGGTATAGCAGTGAGtatcatatatgatatttatatttaatatatgttattaattaaataaatataatttaacgtgttttatttagaaaattaattatcactcattgctatataatatttttaatatattttatatttaataaatattataaattttgatacatataaatgtgtaatttattaattttagttatatatatttataatgtaacacattaaatacaaaataatgaatatattatatttttttataaaactttatatctatatttacatttttaatttcaataaatttttaaaatatatataatataacacattaaattataataaaataataatatatattataaacgatatatccacattaatattttaatgtattaaataaattattatattattttaaataataacattaagtagtttctcatatatatatatattatcttataacaaataattttatattttatgaaatcataattttatatttttacaaaattaattatttatttagaattatgttaacatatattaatattttatagttaaatGCTTGGGAAATGCTTCAAATGAGAGCATATAGAAAGAGAGCATATGAGAGCATCTGCAGCTTCTAAATGCTCCCTTATATACTCTCCtaataaatgttgattggatgataaaattaaaaagcttCTTCATATGCTCTTTCAATCAAGGCCTTAATCTTTCCTTGGCTCTAGGAACCTTATTcccatgtttttttgttagtagGATTGTGTTTTGATTACTTACATTTTCCTTCTTGTATTTATAGACCATAGAATCTTAATAAATGAAATAGACTTGAATTTTTGACAAAACAGAGTTATCTCTTTGGTTacttatcccctatatattaatagagaagcagtCTCACAAAAAAACTGAGTTGTCGGGCTCACAGAGCTCCTgtgcatttttttaataaatgctgTTACTTCTCataattatttacataaatatgccaTTGAAATATTATgatcaaatgttttttctattaagttttaaaaatgaaagatttaatcaactattaaatcaaaaaatgtatttaattatcattttcataacctatttacttattaaaagtaaattacatttcacaaacaaaaaaaatcattcatttatttaccaatattatttctcattgcatttttaaacttaggattaatttaaattagatcgattagtctaaaaaaaattactttatctatttaatggtatagtgatacagaaaataatgtgaaacataaaatatgtgaatttgatttttagaaacacaaaaagacatcaaaactttttaCACGACCTTAAAATTTTTTTCCAAGTTCAactatttcacgggtgaaacatattttacaaaaaaataaatgcaaatttgaataaacggaaaaactttacttacagattttattttatacaaacgaattttaaagggttttgtgcaaaaaaaccctccaagtaattattttttgcaagaaaacccTCCACATCAAATAAATGCAGGTCAATACTATGATCTCAAAAGTCACCCGCAATATAACCCTTCTCTGTATTTATGACGTGgcaatttaaaagttttgttgttttgagaGCTAAAAAATGGTAGAGCGttcagatttatttatttttaccaaaaaaaattcctttgTCTTCTCTGTTCTTCGTTTCTAAGCCCCTAATCCAAAGAAAAATTCTGATTTTATGTTAAACTGCAGCAAACTTGATTTAGTGCTATAACATTAATCTGTGGAAACAcgttttagaaaactaaacccAGAATTAGCGTCAAGACATGTTAATTGGTCGCAAGGGAACTTCAACATCTCAATGTTAATCCAATAACATAGAATACAATCAATTgggtcaaatttttaaaacccgATATGTTAATGGACACGAAAGATTGAAGCAAACCCAACCAACCCAAAGAGTTCACATGAGAGCGAAGTGGCAGATGATGACGGCGAGATTTGCAGGGAAATGGAGGGGCGACTTGCGGTGCGGACAATCACTGGCGGCTTGAAACTACCCTCGGAGGTTGTCAGCAAGaggcagatttatttttttgttaaaaataaataaatctgaaTGCTATGCCATTTTTTAGCCctcaaaacaataaaacttttaaattgccACGTCATAAATACAGAGAAGGGTTATACTGCGGGTGACTTTTGAGATCATAGTATTGACCTGCATTTATTTGATGTGAAgggtttttttgcacaaaacccaattttaaatcttaaataataattttactcataatattttatttaaattgatttattctgcacatagtgcgggttagtacctagttcATGTGTTACACATAACACATCTCTTTGGCTTTGACAAGGGACCAGCTTGTCAACTACCTATCATTAATAACACCTATAATGACTCTACAGGATCATGCTGCACCAAGTGGTTGCTTCAAAATCCCTACTGTAAACTCAAAACCCTTCTCTTTCTGATCCTCAAAAAATCATTTGCAATTATACTTTCAATGAACAAAACGTTTTCTGGTATTCAggatataaaaaattatttggaacaCTCCAAGTACCTGCCAAAGCTCAACAACGAGAGACCTGGCGAGAAGAATTCCACTTATAAAGACCGTTTCACAAGCTTGCACAACTTGGTCCTCATCATGGTACCTTCTCTTTCTGAGAGTCTGAGACCAATGATCCTTGACATCCAAACTGTTAAATATATAGCTcatcatataattttctttatcttttcccATTTCCTAAACAGTTCGAGAAAGATAATGTATTGACTCCTAAAGAAAGTTGTTGGTTCGGATATTACCCGGATGGAGCTTACACACCTATTTTGCCTCCTCAAAAGGTGaaccttatcatcatcatcatctctcaaATTTAATTTCTTAACATGATCATCAGACAACCCACTTGGCTTCTTACCCAAATTTTCTTTCTAACAGACAAAGCTTTATACTGAAGACTGGATTGGTCTAAAAACCTTGGATGATGCTGGAAAAGTGAAGTTTGTTAGTGTCCCTGGCGGACACATGGAAATAACGAAAGAAGAGCTTATAAAATACGTTGTGCCTTACCTTCAGAACGAGTCTACGTCATCTTCTGAAATCTGAACACGAGGCGATGTAGACAATTCCATCTTGATCCCATGAATAAAAGAGGCCTAGCTCATCCTAAAATAAGGTCTATATTAATGTAAGTAACATCATCATCTATGTATCATTGAAATACAAATAAATGCTTCATCAGTTTTTTCAAAAGACAActttattcaaattattatcAATCTCCTATAAACTAGAGGCTACTTTACTCGTGCTTTCTAACTATTTtaaacatgaaacaaaaaaaaatcaagaacgaGAGACCTACAAGAGGAAACCCACTTTTAAAGACCGGTTCTCTTtcttaaacaataaaaaatttgaacgACATTGTTGATTAGCcttattaaatttgttatcTTCATTGCCTAAACAGTTCCAGGGTGACATTGTCGTAATTCCTAAAGAAATTTCTTGGTTCGGATATTACCCGGAAGGAGCTTCCACACCTCTTTTGTCTCCTCAAAAGGTGAACCTTGATCATCACCAT from the Camelina sativa cultivar DH55 chromosome 12, Cs, whole genome shotgun sequence genome contains:
- the LOC104731823 gene encoding palmitoyl-protein thioesterase 3-like isoform X2 → MEKSLQRSVLLVTLSLFFFSIPVSLSVPFVLFHGIAGECSNDEVSNLTKFLNNYSSSPGSCVEIGNGLVDSLYMPLTQQASIACEKIKQMPELSEGYNIVGLSQGNFVARGLIEFCDNAPLVFNYVSLGGPHAGLSDLSKFNCSVCELLDIYLSDVYNDFVQDHAAPSGCFKIPTDIKNYLEHSKYLPKLNNERPGEKNSTYKDRFTSLHNLVLIMFQGDIVVIPKEISWFGYYPEGASTPLLSPQKLYLEDWIGLKTLDAAGKVKFVSVPGEHLRMAQDEVVNYVVPYLKNHPT
- the LOC104731823 gene encoding palmitoyl-protein thioesterase 3-like isoform X1: MEKSLQRSVLLVTLSLFFFSIPVSLSVPFVLFHGIAGECSNDEVSNLTKFLNNYSSSPGSCVEIGNGLVDSLYMPLTQQASIACEKIKQMPELSEGYNIVGLSQGNFVARGLIEFCDNAPLVFNYVSLGGPHAGLSDLSKFNCSVCELLDIYLSDVYNDFVQDHAAPSGCFKIPTDIKNYLEHSKYLPKLNNERPGEKNSTYKDRFTSLHNLVLIMFEKDNVLTPKESCWFGYYPDGAYTPILPPQKTKLYTEDWIGLKTLDDAGKVKFVSVPGGHMEITKEELIKYVVPYLQNESTSSSEI